One window of the Silurus meridionalis isolate SWU-2019-XX chromosome 24, ASM1480568v1, whole genome shotgun sequence genome contains the following:
- the plk1 gene encoding LOW QUALITY PROTEIN: serine/threonine-protein kinase PLK1 (The sequence of the model RefSeq protein was modified relative to this genomic sequence to represent the inferred CDS: inserted 1 base in 1 codon), producing MSAGMAKAAAAAVSVKPSSHVDPKSAPLKEIPDILVDPRNMKRYMRGRFLGKGGFAKCYEITDMDTKEVFAGKVVPKSLLMKPHQKEKMSTEISIHKSLDNQHVVGFHGFFEDDDFVFVVLEICRRRSLLELHKRRKAVTEPEARYFMRQTIQGVHYLHNNRVIHRDLKLGNLFLNDDMEVKIGDFGLATKIEFDGERKKTLCGTPNYIAPEVLCKKGHSFEVDVWSLGCILYTLLVGKPPFETSCLKETYVRIKXNEYTIPRHINPVASALIRRMLHADPTLRPSVADLLTDEFFTSGYVPLRLPTSCLTVPPRFSIAPSSLEPALHRKPLSAFNKDTDSPLEKMGKVEQLLKDEPPQRDSPEQPECHLTDMLQQLTSVNATRPSERDFVRQEEAEDPACIPIFWISKWVDYSDKYGLGYQLSDNSVGVLFNDSTRLIMYEDGDSLQYIDRVGAESYLSVRSYPSTLSKKITLLKYFRNYMSEHLLKAGANITPRDGDELVRLPYLRHWFRTKSAIVLHLSNGTVQINFFQDHTKLILCPLMGAVTYINERRDFCTYKMSLIEEFGCCKELASRLRYARSMVEKLLASKNTATTTTTTTTSSSAR from the exons ATGAGCGCTGGCATGGCGaaggcggcggcggcggcggtgTCGGTGAAACCTTCCTCACACGTCGACCCCAAATCCGCTCCTCTGAAGGAGATCCCGGACATCCTGGTGGACCCGCGGAACATGAAGCGCTACATGAGGGGACGCTTCCTGGGTAAAGGCGGCTTCGCCAAGTGCTACGAGATCACGGACATGGACACCAAGGAGGTGTTTGCGGGGAAAGTGGTGCCCAAGAGCCTGCTCATGAAGCCGCACCAGAAGGAGAAGATGAGCACCGAGATCTCCATCCACAAGAGCCTGGACAACCAGCACGTAGTCGGCTTCCACGGCTTCTTCGAGGACGACGACTTTGTGTTCGTGGTGCTGGAGATCTGCAGGAGAAGG TCACTCCTGGAGCTGCACAAGCGCAGGAAGGCCGTAACCGAGCCCGAGGCAAGATACTTCATGCGTCAGACCATCCAGGGTGTCCACTACCTCCACAACAACAGAGTCATCCACCGTGACCTGAAACTGGGCAACCTGTTCCTCAACGATGACATGGAAGTGAAAATCG GCGACTTCGGTTTGGCGACGAAGATCGAGTTTGACGGCGAGAGGAAGAAAACGCTGTGTGGGACACCAAACTACATCGCCCCCGAGGTGCTGTGTAAGAAAGGCCACAGCTTCGAGGTGGACGTCTGGTCCCTGGGCTGCATCCT GTACACGCTGCTGGTCGGAAAGCCGCCGTTCGAGACATCTTGTCTGAAGGAGACGTACGTCCGCATCA AAAATGAGTACACCATCCCCAGG CACATTAACCCCGTGGCGTCGGCGCTGATCCGGCGGATGCTGCACGCCGACCCCACGCTCCGCCCTTCTGTCGCCGACCTGCTCACTGACGAGTTCTTCACCTCGGGATACGTCCCGCTCCGACTCCCGACGTCCTGCCTCACCGTCCCTCCTCGGTTCTCCATCGCCCCCTCCAGTCTGGAGCCTGCTCTTCACCGCAAACCTCTCTCTGCTTTCAATAAAG ACACCGACAGTCCGCTCGAGAAAATGGGGAAGGTGGAGCAGCTGCTGAAAGACGAGCCTCCACAGAG AGACTCACCTGAACAACCCGAATGCCACCTGACCGACATGCTGCAGCAGCTGACGAGCGTGAACGCCACCAGACCGTCCGAGAGAGACTTCGTTCGCCAAG AGGAAGCCGAGGATCCGGCCTGCATCCCCATCTTCTGGATCAGCAAATGGGTCGATTATTCTGATAAATATGGCCTag GGTATCAGCTGTCCGACAACAGCGTTGGGGTTTTGTTCAACGACTCGACCCGCCTAATCATGTACGAGGACGGAGACAGTCTGCAGTACATCGACCGCGTAGGGGCGGAGTCTTACCTCAGCGTACGCTCCTACCCCTCCACCCTCTCCAAAAAG ATCACTCTGCTGAAGTATTTCAGGAACTACATGAGCGAGCACTTGTTGAAGGCGGGTGCCAACATCACGCCGCGCGACGGGGACGAGCTCGTGCGCCTGCCCTACCTGCGCCACTGGTTCCGCACGAAGAGCGCCATCGTGCTCCACCTGAGCAACGGCACGGTGCAGATCAACTTCTTCCAG GACCACACAAAGCTGATCCTCTGCCCCCTCATGGGCGCCGTGACCTACATCAATGAGCGTCGTGACTTCTGCACATACAAGATGAGTCTGATCGAGGAGTTCGGCTGCTGTAAGGAACTCGCCTCGCGCCTCCGCTACGCCCGCAGCATGGTGGAGAAACTCCTGGCCAGCAAAAACAcagccaccaccaccaccaccaccaccacctcgtCCTCCGCTCGCTAA
- the rasd3 gene encoding RASD family member 3 → MTSSSLSAQERRTARVVFLGAAGVGKTSLIARFLHVRFEPQHARTVEELHTLKGDLDGAARLVLEILDTSGSYALPAMRALRIRTGDTFAVVYATREL, encoded by the exons ATGACGTCATCCTCACTGTCGGCTCAGGAGCGACGCACGGCGCGGGTCGTGTTCCTGGGCGCCGCGGGCGTGGGGAAGACCTCGCTGATCGCGCGCTTCCTGCACGTCCGATTCGAGCCGCAGCACGCGCGCACCGTGGAGGAGCTGCACACgctcaa gggtgat CTGGACGGTGCCGCGCGCCTGGTCCTGGAGATCCTGGACACGAGCGGCAGCTACGCGTTACCGGCCATGCGCGCGCTTCGTATCCGAACCGGCGACACCTTCGCAGTCGTGTACGCGACGCGCGAGCTGTAG